The proteins below come from a single Halobacillus salinarum genomic window:
- the ppdK gene encoding pyruvate, phosphate dikinase, with protein sequence MDKKFVFMFDQAGSSEKELLGGKGANLAEMTRIGLPVPYGFTISTAACNAYFEAGQVISSQVEMQVIEALQTLEAKTGKRLGDPTNPLLVSVRSGAVHSMPGMMDTVLNLGMNDETVEGMAELTNNSRFAYDSYRRFIQMFSNVVLGLDNYYFERHLEDTREEKGYHSDTELTAEDWKQVIKEFKTIVLTYTKKSFPEDPREQLFLTINAVFDSWNNQRAVLYRRLHHIPGHLGTAVNIQSMVFGNMGEDSGTGVAFTRNPSTGESELYGEYLINAQGEDVVAGIRTPQPIASLEQDMPDVYQQLLETCQLLENHYQDMQDIEFTVESGKLFILQTRTGKRTAQAAIRIAVEMVRENIMDKRHALLRVDPDQLDQLLHHRIDPEHNLTKLAAGLPASPGAATGQVVFDADEAEVLSKDGKKVILVRPETTPEDIHGIVASQATITSRGGMTSHAAVVARGMGKACICGCESLKINLDSKQFNVESTTVKHGDTITIDGTTGEIFLGEIPMIEPELSDEFKLLLSWADEETKMGVRANADNSVDAQKALEFGAVGIGLCRTEHMFMDSSRIPTVQSMILSETMEERKEALDKLLPMQQQDFETIFETMQGHPITIRLLDPPLHEFLPDKEDLLIEVTKLQMKNADASELQEKQNILRKVRLLEESNPMLGLRGCRLAMIHPEIYEMQVKAIFNATANVMKRGIKVKPEIMIPLVSHVNELKEMRQLVNQMAEQAKDETGQEFDYQIGTMIETPRAALTADQIAEKADFFSFGTNDLTQTTFGYSRDDAEGKFLQHYVENNVLPRNPFVSLDQEGVGKLVESGVELGRKANPVLKTGICGEHGGEKESIQFCFDLGMDYVSCSPFRVPSARLAAAQATIRNEQRKAMKVPQYN encoded by the coding sequence GGATAAGAAATTTGTGTTCATGTTTGATCAAGCTGGAAGCAGCGAAAAGGAACTTCTAGGTGGTAAAGGGGCAAATTTAGCTGAAATGACCCGTATTGGCTTACCGGTTCCTTATGGTTTTACAATTTCTACTGCGGCATGTAACGCTTACTTCGAGGCAGGACAGGTCATTTCGTCCCAAGTAGAAATGCAGGTGATCGAAGCCCTCCAAACACTCGAAGCAAAAACCGGAAAACGATTAGGGGATCCAACAAACCCGCTTCTTGTTTCTGTTCGGTCAGGCGCCGTACATTCTATGCCTGGAATGATGGACACTGTTTTGAACCTCGGAATGAATGATGAAACGGTAGAAGGAATGGCTGAACTTACAAACAATTCTCGATTTGCCTATGATTCCTACCGCAGATTTATTCAAATGTTTAGTAATGTTGTGCTTGGTTTAGATAACTATTACTTCGAACGGCACTTAGAAGATACCCGCGAAGAAAAAGGTTACCATTCCGATACAGAACTAACAGCTGAAGATTGGAAGCAAGTGATCAAAGAATTCAAAACCATTGTACTCACCTATACAAAAAAAAGCTTTCCAGAGGATCCAAGGGAACAATTATTCCTTACGATCAATGCGGTGTTTGACTCTTGGAATAACCAACGAGCTGTTTTGTACCGACGTCTTCACCATATCCCCGGTCATCTCGGTACAGCAGTAAATATTCAAAGCATGGTATTTGGAAATATGGGTGAAGATTCTGGTACGGGAGTAGCTTTCACGCGCAACCCATCCACCGGGGAGTCTGAACTTTATGGCGAATACTTGATTAATGCGCAAGGGGAAGACGTAGTTGCAGGAATTCGAACACCTCAGCCCATTGCCTCGCTGGAACAAGATATGCCGGATGTTTATCAGCAGCTGCTTGAAACCTGTCAGCTGTTAGAGAATCATTACCAGGATATGCAGGACATTGAATTTACCGTAGAAAGCGGAAAGTTATTTATCCTCCAAACTCGGACAGGTAAACGGACTGCCCAGGCAGCTATCCGAATCGCCGTGGAAATGGTAAGGGAAAACATTATGGATAAAAGGCATGCTCTCTTACGCGTCGATCCTGATCAACTCGACCAGCTGCTTCATCACCGCATCGACCCTGAACACAACTTGACAAAGTTAGCCGCCGGATTGCCCGCCTCCCCGGGAGCAGCCACAGGCCAAGTCGTATTTGATGCGGATGAAGCCGAAGTATTATCCAAAGACGGGAAAAAAGTAATCCTCGTCCGCCCGGAAACAACACCTGAGGACATCCATGGAATCGTGGCTTCCCAAGCTACTATTACAAGTCGGGGTGGTATGACAAGCCATGCAGCGGTTGTAGCCAGAGGTATGGGAAAAGCTTGTATATGCGGCTGTGAATCCTTAAAGATTAACTTAGACTCCAAGCAATTCAACGTAGAATCTACCACTGTAAAGCATGGCGACACCATTACGATAGACGGTACAACAGGAGAAATCTTTCTTGGAGAAATTCCGATGATTGAACCGGAGCTTTCGGACGAATTTAAATTACTGCTCAGCTGGGCCGATGAAGAAACAAAAATGGGAGTAAGGGCAAATGCTGATAACTCAGTCGATGCACAAAAAGCACTCGAATTTGGAGCTGTCGGCATCGGACTCTGCCGAACAGAGCATATGTTTATGGATTCCTCTCGGATCCCAACGGTGCAAAGCATGATTCTTTCTGAAACTATGGAAGAACGCAAAGAAGCTCTCGATAAGCTTCTGCCCATGCAGCAGCAGGATTTTGAGACCATTTTTGAAACGATGCAGGGACATCCCATTACGATACGATTATTGGATCCTCCCCTTCACGAGTTTTTACCGGATAAAGAAGACCTTTTGATTGAAGTAACCAAGCTGCAAATGAAGAACGCTGACGCAAGCGAGTTACAAGAGAAGCAAAACATTTTACGAAAAGTAAGGCTCTTAGAGGAATCGAATCCTATGTTAGGGCTCAGGGGCTGCCGGTTAGCCATGATCCATCCTGAAATTTACGAAATGCAGGTCAAGGCCATCTTTAATGCCACGGCCAACGTAATGAAAAGAGGAATTAAAGTAAAACCAGAAATCATGATTCCATTGGTCAGCCATGTAAACGAACTAAAAGAAATGCGTCAACTGGTCAATCAGATGGCTGAACAAGCTAAAGACGAAACAGGCCAAGAATTCGACTACCAAATTGGAACCATGATTGAAACGCCCCGCGCCGCACTTACAGCAGATCAAATCGCTGAAAAAGCTGACTTTTTCTCGTTTGGAACGAACGATCTGACTCAAACCACCTTTGGATATAGCCGAGACGATGCAGAAGGAAAATTTCTTCAGCATTATGTGGAAAACAATGTACTACCAAGAAACCCATTTGTATCATTAGACCAGGAAGGTGTAGGCAAACTTGTGGAAAGTGGCGTGGAACTAGGCAGAAAAGCAAACCCTGTACTAAAAACCGGTATTTGCGGAGAGCATGGCGGTGAGAAAGAATCGATTCAGTTCTGCTTCGATTTAGGGATGGATTATGTCAGCTGCTCCCCTTTCCGAGTTCCTTCTGCACGTCTTGCAGCAGCCCAGGCAACAATTAGAAATGAGCAGCGTAAAGCGATGAAGGTACCTCAGTACAATTAA
- a CDS encoding tripartite tricarboxylate transporter permease, translating to MDIIITAIGNFSDFHSLLAIIIGCAIGISIGALPGLTATMGVALILPVTFSMEPIAGILLLIGVYFGAIYGGSIAAILLRTPGTPSSAATAIAGYELTKRGFAYKALTTATLSSSIGGILSVFVLIFIAPQLAKFALNFSAQETFALAVFGLAVITSVAGKSMVKGLIVGAVGLLISTIGTDPMGGFPRFTFGNYNLTGGINFIPVMIGLFAAAQAFQSLEELISKRNVIQKVKKISLKWEEFRTIILTILRSTGIGTFIGMIPGAGGDIGAFVAYNVASTFAKNKDEFNKGNLEGVAAPEAANNGSTGGAMIPLLTLGIPGDAVTAVLLGALMVQGIQPGPQLFQQNGEIVYSLFIGMILANVMIMIYGLLGIRLFAKVLAIPKAILTPVILVLCVVGSYSLGNSMFDVYVMLISGIIGYLMLRYDFSASPVILALILGPMMEASLRRTLVMSNGNIFSFFTRPISAILLTLAIIVLVLPLILKLFKKDKLLNGSDESSKAM from the coding sequence ATGGATATCATAATAACTGCAATTGGTAATTTTTCTGATTTCCACTCTCTATTAGCTATAATAATAGGTTGTGCGATAGGCATATCTATTGGAGCTCTTCCAGGCTTAACAGCAACTATGGGAGTGGCATTAATATTACCCGTTACTTTTAGTATGGAGCCCATTGCGGGGATTCTACTTCTCATAGGTGTTTATTTTGGGGCAATATATGGTGGTTCCATTGCAGCAATATTACTTAGAACACCAGGTACCCCATCTTCAGCAGCAACGGCTATTGCAGGGTATGAATTGACAAAAAGAGGGTTTGCCTACAAGGCACTCACTACTGCAACACTTTCCTCTAGTATTGGAGGAATATTAAGTGTATTCGTTCTAATATTTATTGCTCCACAATTAGCCAAATTCGCTTTAAACTTCAGCGCACAGGAAACCTTTGCTTTAGCGGTATTTGGTTTGGCTGTAATTACTAGTGTAGCAGGAAAATCTATGGTGAAAGGTTTAATTGTTGGAGCGGTAGGTCTTTTAATCTCCACGATTGGTACGGATCCAATGGGAGGCTTTCCCCGTTTCACTTTCGGAAACTATAATTTAACTGGAGGAATCAATTTTATTCCTGTAATGATTGGATTATTTGCGGCAGCTCAAGCTTTTCAATCATTGGAGGAGCTAATTTCAAAGCGGAATGTAATTCAAAAGGTGAAAAAAATATCATTAAAGTGGGAAGAGTTTAGAACTATTATTCTTACAATTTTAAGATCCACGGGTATTGGAACATTCATTGGAATGATCCCTGGGGCTGGTGGAGATATAGGGGCATTTGTTGCTTATAATGTAGCTTCAACCTTCGCTAAAAACAAAGATGAATTCAATAAAGGAAACTTAGAAGGTGTAGCTGCCCCGGAAGCAGCTAATAATGGTTCAACGGGCGGAGCCATGATCCCTTTATTGACTTTAGGGATTCCAGGTGATGCAGTTACAGCTGTGTTATTAGGAGCATTAATGGTGCAAGGAATTCAACCTGGCCCTCAGCTCTTTCAACAAAATGGAGAAATTGTTTATTCATTGTTTATAGGAATGATTTTAGCTAATGTAATGATCATGATTTATGGATTGCTTGGAATTCGTTTATTCGCTAAAGTACTAGCTATACCAAAAGCGATATTGACTCCTGTAATTTTAGTTTTATGTGTAGTAGGCTCATACTCCTTAGGGAATAGTATGTTTGATGTTTATGTCATGCTAATCTCAGGTATCATAGGTTATTTGATGCTGCGGTATGATTTTTCAGCATCACCTGTCATACTAGCTTTAATTTTAGGTCCCATGATGGAAGCAAGCTTAAGGCGGACATTAGTAATGAGTAATGGAAACATTTTTTCATTTTTTACAAGACCGATCTCCGCAATTTTATTAACACTAGCTATTATTGTTTTGGTGTTACCATTGATATTAAAATTATTTAAGAAGGATAAATTACTTAATGGCTCTGATGAATCCTCGAAAGCAATGTAG
- a CDS encoding tripartite tricarboxylate transporter TctB family protein, which yields MKKENTIISIITILLGGFFYYCTLDFPGPTGTETGPAFMPRIYSIILMALGTILLVKSLFFKNENPKPKVKIIFLYVGLFLVYVISLPYIGFYVSTVAFLIFILWIGKVNRKVYFISVPLGAVLFIYVFFQQLLNVPLPPGILI from the coding sequence GTGAAAAAGGAAAACACGATTATTAGTATAATAACAATTTTATTAGGTGGTTTTTTTTATTATTGTACGTTGGATTTTCCAGGTCCTACAGGTACGGAAACAGGGCCTGCTTTTATGCCGAGAATATACTCGATAATATTAATGGCATTGGGTACTATTCTTTTGGTTAAAAGTTTATTTTTTAAAAACGAAAATCCTAAACCAAAAGTTAAAATAATATTCTTGTATGTAGGCCTATTCCTCGTCTACGTTATTTCCCTCCCCTATATTGGGTTTTATGTCAGTACCGTTGCTTTTTTAATTTTTATCCTTTGGATTGGGAAAGTAAATAGAAAAGTTTATTTCATTTCTGTACCATTAGGGGCAGTTTTGTTTATTTATGTTTTTTTTCAACAATTATTAAATGTACCTTTGCCGCCAGGAATTTTAATATAA
- a CDS encoding tripartite tricarboxylate transporter substrate binding protein, giving the protein MKKQLTQGRKIMMKRVLSLMLIVLLFVITGCNASGSASSHNSNKGSISDGQIELIVPYAAGGGTDAVARSIAKIAEKKLNTSIGVVNKPGGGGAVGMSEGANAKPDGHTLTLGTVELTTLPHLGLANFTYKDFTPVAQLNFDPAAITVPADAPYDTIQEFIDYAKENPGEIRVGGSGTGAIWHLAAESFAKANGIDLKFVPFDGAAPSITSLLGGHIEAVSVSPGEVLTQVKAGKLKTLAVMSDERSKALPDVPTLKEEGVKSVNVGAWRGIIAPKDTPDDVVKELETAFLEAAESKEFKKFMDNNGLGIKTRSSEEFKEEMRGSNESFKELIQSLGIAK; this is encoded by the coding sequence GTGAAAAAACAATTAACCCAAGGGAGGAAGATAATGATGAAAAGAGTATTATCTCTTATGTTAATCGTTCTATTGTTTGTAATTACTGGGTGCAATGCTTCCGGTTCAGCCTCAAGTCATAACAGTAATAAAGGCAGTATTTCTGATGGCCAAATAGAATTAATCGTTCCCTACGCAGCAGGTGGTGGCACAGATGCTGTAGCTAGATCTATCGCTAAAATAGCGGAAAAAAAATTAAATACTTCTATAGGAGTAGTTAATAAACCAGGTGGTGGTGGAGCTGTGGGTATGTCTGAAGGTGCTAACGCAAAACCAGATGGACACACGCTAACACTCGGAACAGTGGAGTTAACAACCCTCCCTCATTTAGGGCTAGCTAACTTTACATATAAGGATTTTACACCTGTTGCCCAACTGAATTTTGATCCGGCAGCTATTACCGTCCCTGCAGATGCACCTTATGATACTATTCAAGAATTTATTGATTATGCGAAAGAAAATCCTGGAGAAATTCGTGTAGGTGGCTCCGGAACTGGAGCGATTTGGCACTTAGCCGCGGAGTCTTTTGCTAAAGCAAACGGAATAGACTTAAAGTTTGTCCCATTTGATGGAGCGGCTCCTTCAATTACGTCATTACTTGGAGGGCATATTGAGGCGGTTTCAGTAAGTCCAGGTGAGGTCTTAACACAAGTAAAAGCTGGAAAATTGAAAACATTAGCAGTTATGTCTGATGAGAGATCAAAGGCACTTCCGGATGTACCGACTTTAAAGGAGGAAGGGGTTAAATCAGTAAATGTAGGAGCGTGGAGGGGAATTATTGCTCCAAAAGATACACCAGATGATGTAGTGAAAGAACTTGAAACCGCATTTTTAGAAGCCGCAGAATCTAAGGAATTCAAAAAGTTTATGGACAATAACGGATTAGGTATTAAGACGAGGAGCAGCGAAGAATTTAAGGAAGAAATGAGAGGAAGCAATGAATCATTTAAGGAATTAATTCAATCATTAGGTATTGCTAAGTAG